One segment of Deltaproteobacteria bacterium DNA contains the following:
- a CDS encoding carboxypeptidase regulatory-like domain-containing protein, whose protein sequence is MCERSRAGIWVVWWCVALALAGCRDEGSADGGDLPTLAQVSGLIDLPGGNDEGWVAAGQPALATPESGWLVGTVRNTATKAPLNGAVVQVRGVEGELVTGDDGSFRFPVTPVHGSGVFFLDIHHLHYTSAYRKFAVHAQQPTAVGTIYLTPLDAAIGTLRPEGSRHTSASGLVQVEAPAGAVSVGTVVRATAFPFGEALPGPLPSTSFFTHAIELGPEGQQFAQPVTIRVKNTRGFAAGTAIPVGYFNKTTAEWEHEGMGKISADGAWIEYQVTHFSPRDLNYPTIMPPGAINPTAIAPQTTDSVGLGDGRCGGSEVKLASGELMQSFALPSYALLDATYGVTLAYSSATAAPTARVAFQKDPESATPMRCSRHKWVIRCAWPGE, encoded by the coding sequence ATGTGCGAGCGGAGTCGTGCGGGAATCTGGGTGGTGTGGTGGTGCGTGGCACTGGCGTTGGCCGGCTGCCGCGACGAGGGGAGCGCGGACGGAGGCGACCTCCCGACACTTGCACAAGTCAGTGGCCTGATCGATTTGCCCGGCGGCAACGATGAAGGCTGGGTGGCCGCGGGGCAGCCAGCCCTTGCGACGCCGGAAAGTGGATGGCTCGTCGGCACGGTCCGCAATACCGCCACCAAGGCACCGTTGAACGGCGCAGTAGTCCAAGTTCGTGGCGTAGAAGGTGAACTGGTCACGGGGGACGACGGGAGCTTCCGTTTTCCCGTCACGCCGGTCCACGGCAGCGGCGTCTTCTTTCTCGACATCCACCATCTGCACTATACGTCGGCGTATCGGAAATTTGCCGTGCATGCGCAACAGCCGACGGCGGTCGGCACGATCTACCTGACACCGCTGGATGCCGCGATCGGGACGCTCCGTCCCGAAGGGAGCCGTCATACCAGTGCGTCCGGGCTGGTCCAAGTCGAGGCCCCGGCCGGCGCGGTGTCGGTCGGCACTGTGGTTCGGGCGACGGCATTTCCGTTTGGCGAGGCGCTGCCGGGGCCATTGCCGTCCACCTCCTTTTTTACACATGCGATCGAACTGGGTCCGGAAGGGCAACAGTTCGCGCAGCCGGTCACGATCCGGGTGAAGAATACGCGCGGCTTCGCCGCTGGTACCGCGATCCCGGTCGGGTATTTCAATAAGACTACGGCCGAATGGGAACACGAGGGGATGGGCAAGATATCGGCCGATGGGGCCTGGATCGAATACCAGGTCACCCATTTCTCACCGCGCGATTTGAATTACCCGACCATCATGCCGCCGGGAGCCATCAATCCCACGGCGATTGCGCCGCAGACGACGGATTCGGTCGGGCTGGGCGACGGCCGTTGCGGCGGCTCGGAGGTCAAGCTGGCGAGCGGGGAACTGATGCAGTCCTTTGCGCTCCCGTCCTATGCACTGCTCGATGCGACGTACGGGGTGACGCTGGCGTATTCGAGCGCGACGGCGGCCCCGACGGCGCGCGTGGCCTTCCAAAAGGACCCGGAGAGCGCAACCCCAATGCGCTGCTCCCGGCACAAGTGGGTTATCAGGTGCGCGTGGCCGGGCGAATGA
- a CDS encoding Glu/Leu/Phe/Val dehydrogenase yields MEAFDHEQIVFCQNKESGLKAIIAIHNTTLGPALGGTRMWLYKDEGEALRDVLRLSRGMTYKAAAAGLSLGGGKAVIIGDPKRDKSQALFSAYGRFLNTLGGRYITAEDVGTDVNDMEYIYTETDYVVGIAASHGGSGDPSPFTALGVFQGMHACLHRVFGNEDISGRTVVVQGVGHVGHHLVKLLVEAGANVVVSDIDAERVDQVCKEHGTTSVKPDRVFSVPCDIFAPCALGAVINADTLGQLQCKIIAGAANNQLDLETRADDVRKRGMLYAPDYVINAGGLMNVYVECEGYSVERAERMTRGIYYNLMQVFETAEAEKITTVQAAERLVQQRLYRSGRVGNIFTSERKDVLRSIRHRRSRA; encoded by the coding sequence ATGGAAGCGTTCGATCACGAACAGATTGTGTTTTGTCAGAACAAAGAATCCGGCCTCAAGGCGATCATCGCGATCCATAACACCACGTTGGGGCCGGCGCTCGGCGGCACCCGGATGTGGCTCTATAAAGACGAGGGCGAGGCGCTGCGCGACGTGCTGCGACTCTCCCGTGGCATGACTTACAAGGCCGCGGCCGCGGGCCTCAGCTTAGGCGGCGGCAAAGCGGTCATCATCGGCGATCCGAAACGCGACAAGTCACAGGCGCTGTTCAGCGCGTACGGCCGTTTCTTGAACACGCTCGGCGGACGGTACATTACGGCCGAAGACGTCGGCACCGACGTCAACGACATGGAATATATTTACACGGAAACCGACTACGTGGTCGGGATCGCCGCATCGCACGGCGGTTCGGGGGATCCGTCGCCGTTTACTGCGCTCGGCGTGTTTCAAGGCATGCATGCCTGTTTACACCGCGTGTTCGGCAATGAAGACATCAGTGGGCGCACGGTCGTGGTGCAGGGCGTCGGGCACGTCGGTCATCACTTAGTGAAATTGCTGGTCGAGGCCGGCGCCAACGTCGTTGTTTCCGACATCGATGCGGAGCGCGTCGATCAGGTGTGCAAGGAGCATGGTACCACGTCCGTCAAACCCGATCGCGTCTTCAGTGTGCCGTGCGACATCTTCGCGCCGTGCGCACTCGGCGCCGTGATTAACGCCGACACGTTGGGCCAATTACAGTGCAAGATCATCGCTGGTGCCGCGAACAATCAACTCGATCTCGAAACGCGTGCCGATGACGTGCGGAAACGCGGCATGCTCTACGCGCCGGATTATGTCATTAACGCCGGCGGACTGATGAACGTCTATGTCGAATGCGAAGGCTATAGTGTCGAACGCGCGGAACGGATGACACGCGGGATCTACTATAACTTGATGCAAGTCTTCGAAACGGCGGAGGCCGAGAAGATTACGACCGTCCAAGCCGCCGAACGTCTCGTGCAGCAACGCCTCTATCGGTCCGGTCGGGTGGGCAACATCTTCACGTCGGAACGCAAAGATGTGCTGCGTTCCATCCGCCATCGGCGTTCGCGGGCGTAG
- the dnaK gene encoding molecular chaperone DnaK encodes MGKIIGIDLGTTNSVVAIMEGGQPKIIQNEEGARLTPSVVAFTDQGEILAGQTAKRQAIINPHRTVYSIKRFMGRRRSEVPDEIKMVPYEVAERENGDAGVKIDNKVHTPPEISAHVLRKLKKAAEDYLGEAVTDAVITVPAYFNDSQRQATKDAGQIAGLTVRRIINEPTAAALAYGLDKKKDETIVVYDFGGGTFDISVLEVGENVVEVIATNGDTHLGGDNIDQRLIDYIMTEFKKDQGIDLGADSRALQRLKEAAEKAKCELSSLMETEINLPFITADQTGPKHLVMKLSRAKFESLVMDIFERTLEPCKRCLADANKKPADIDEVILVGGSIRIPKVQELVRNFFGRDPHKGVNPDEVVAAGAAVQGGVLAGEVKDMLLLDVTPLSLGIETLGGVMTRLIERNTTIPTRKSQVFSTAADGQTSVEIHVMQGEREMAGDNRSLGRFILDGIPGAPRGVPQVEVTFDLDANGILNVGALDKATNKKQHITITSSGGLKKDEVEQAVRDAKQHESDDKKRREEIELRNQADALVYGTERTVKENRDKLPAEDVQPVDAALEACKKAIESKDTAAIKTTMEQLQQTSHRMAEALYRASAAKEAKTAGNGEAKTGTDDSAAPRDEKVVDAEFEEVK; translated from the coding sequence ATGGGAAAAATCATTGGCATCGACTTGGGTACGACGAATTCGGTGGTCGCCATTATGGAAGGTGGGCAACCGAAGATCATTCAAAACGAAGAGGGGGCGCGGTTAACGCCTTCCGTGGTGGCGTTTACGGACCAAGGCGAAATCCTGGCCGGACAGACCGCGAAGCGCCAAGCCATCATCAATCCGCATCGCACCGTCTATTCGATCAAACGCTTCATGGGTCGGCGGCGCAGTGAAGTACCCGACGAGATCAAGATGGTCCCCTATGAAGTCGCGGAGCGCGAAAACGGCGACGCCGGCGTGAAGATCGACAACAAAGTCCATACGCCGCCGGAAATTTCGGCCCACGTCTTGCGTAAATTGAAAAAGGCCGCGGAGGATTATTTAGGCGAAGCCGTTACCGACGCGGTGATTACCGTGCCGGCGTATTTCAACGACAGCCAACGCCAGGCCACGAAAGACGCGGGCCAGATCGCCGGGTTGACGGTGCGCCGCATCATTAACGAACCGACCGCGGCCGCGTTGGCCTACGGGCTGGACAAGAAGAAAGATGAAACCATTGTCGTCTACGACTTCGGCGGCGGGACGTTCGACATCTCGGTGTTGGAAGTCGGCGAGAATGTCGTCGAAGTGATCGCCACTAACGGCGACACCCATTTGGGCGGCGACAACATCGATCAACGGCTGATCGATTACATCATGACGGAGTTCAAAAAAGATCAAGGCATCGATCTGGGCGCCGACAGTCGCGCGTTGCAGCGGTTGAAAGAAGCCGCCGAAAAAGCGAAGTGTGAACTCTCTTCGCTGATGGAAACTGAGATCAATCTCCCATTCATCACGGCCGATCAAACCGGCCCGAAGCACTTAGTGATGAAACTCTCTCGCGCGAAATTCGAATCGCTGGTGATGGACATCTTCGAACGCACGTTGGAGCCGTGTAAACGCTGCCTCGCGGATGCGAACAAGAAGCCGGCCGACATCGACGAAGTCATTCTGGTCGGTGGCTCGATCCGCATTCCGAAGGTCCAAGAACTGGTGCGCAACTTTTTCGGCCGCGATCCGCATAAAGGCGTCAATCCGGACGAAGTCGTTGCGGCAGGCGCCGCAGTACAAGGCGGCGTGTTGGCCGGCGAAGTGAAAGATATGTTGCTGCTCGATGTCACGCCGCTGTCATTGGGGATCGAGACGCTGGGCGGCGTAATGACGCGCCTGATCGAACGCAACACCACGATTCCAACCCGCAAGTCGCAAGTCTTTTCGACGGCGGCGGACGGCCAGACCAGTGTCGAAATTCACGTGATGCAAGGCGAACGCGAAATGGCCGGCGACAATCGGTCGTTAGGGCGCTTCATCCTCGACGGCATTCCCGGCGCGCCGCGTGGCGTACCACAAGTGGAGGTCACGTTCGACCTCGACGCCAACGGCATCTTGAACGTCGGCGCGCTCGATAAGGCGACGAACAAGAAACAACACATCACCATCACTTCGTCCGGCGGACTCAAGAAAGACGAAGTCGAACAAGCGGTGCGCGATGCGAAGCAGCACGAGAGCGACGACAAGAAGCGGCGCGAAGAAATTGAATTGCGCAATCAGGCCGATGCGTTGGTCTATGGGACCGAGCGGACGGTGAAAGAAAATCGCGATAAATTGCCCGCGGAAGACGTGCAGCCGGTCGATGCCGCGCTGGAGGCCTGCAAGAAAGCGATCGAATCGAAAGATACGGCCGCGATCAAGACCACGATGGAGCAATTGCAGCAGACGTCGCATCGCATGGCCGAGGCGTTGTATCGGGCCAGCGCGGCCAAAGAGGCCAAGACCGCCGGCAACGGCGAAGCGAAAACCGGCACCGACGACAGCGCAGCCCCCCGCGATGAAAAAGTCGTCGACGCAGAATTCGAAGAGGTCAAGTAG